One Lucilia cuprina isolate Lc7/37 chromosome 4, ASM2204524v1, whole genome shotgun sequence DNA segment encodes these proteins:
- the LOC111676442 gene encoding set1/Ash2 histone methyltransferase complex subunit ASH2 isoform X2: MQTDSNSQSEIMNETTQSEKRTQAADEKAGYCYCGKDRNLNIVELLCASCNRWFHESCIGYQLGKLVPFITNYVFVCKNCSPSGLENFRRQQATIPQMCITAIANMRQNSLKEGKPKSIFSKDKEIIPFIEQYWESMTTMPRRVTQSWYTTVQRSLLKDVQITFTYEEHPENGAMFGLLSTDLTHIKPSYEAMGKLGALRLAEDGYAQASLSKNNRQNKRKFPGTDSGPTGKKGRPSSDITANVKLPAHGYPLEHPFNKDGYRYILAEPDPHAPFRQEFDESSDWAGKPIPGWLYRTLVPNSVLLALHDRAPQLKISEDRLAVTGEKGYCMVRATHSVNRGRWYFEVTIEEMPEGSATRLGWGQEYGNLQAPLGYDKFGYSWRSRKGTRFSESHGKHYSEAYIEGDTLGFLIDLPQEKEVDYLPNTFKDRPLVKFKSHLYYEDKDKIQETLKNLRIAPGSKIEFFKNGQSQGVAFSDIYAGSYYPTISIHKSATVSVNFGPTFKYPEILTNYKAKGMYDRVEELICEQSLSDLLYLTENEGRLRLDNFSI, from the exons ATGCAAACCGATAGTAATTCTCAGTCAGAAATTATGAATGAAACAACACAAAGTGAAAAGCGAACTCAAGCGGCAGATGAAAAAGCCGGCTATTGTTATtg tgGCAAGGATCgtaatttaaatattgtggAACTTTTGTGCGCCAGTTGTAATCGTTGGTTCCATGAATCTTGCATTGGTTATCAATTGGGTAAATTGGTGccatttataacaaattatgtATTTGTCTGCAAGAATTGTTCACCAAGtggtttggaaaattttcgTCGTCAGCAAGCCA ccATACCTCAAATGTGTATCACTGCCATTGCCAATATGAGACAGAATTCTTTGAAAGAAGGCAAACCGAAGAGTATTTTTAGTAAAGATAAAGAGATTATACCATTTATAGAACAATATTGGGAATCTATGACAACGATGCCGCGTAGAGTTACGCAATCGTGGTATACAACGGTACAACGTTCCTTATTAAAAGATGTCCAAATAACATTTACCTATGAAGAACATCCGGAAAATGGTGCTATGTTTGGTTTGTTATCCACCGATTTAACACATATAAAGCCTAGTTATGAGGCTATGGGGAAATTAGGAGCATTACGGCTGGCCGAAGATGGTTATGCTCAAG cTTCTTTATCAAAAAACAATAGACAAAATAAGCGTAAATTTCCGGGAACAGATTCGGGTCCTACCGGTAAAAAGGGTAGGCCTAGTTCGGATATAACAGCTAATGTTAAATTACCAGCTCATGGTTATCCTTTGGAACATCCTTTCAACAAAGATGGTTATCGCTACATATTGGCTGAACCAGATCCACATGCTCCGTTTCGACAGGAATTTGATGAATCTTCTGATTGGGCTGGTAAACCTATACCGGGTTGGTTATATAGAACCCTAGTGCCTAATAGTGTCCTTTTGGCCTTGCACGATCGTGCACCACAACTGAAAATCTCCGAAGATCGTTTAGCAGTAACAGGGGAAAAGGGTTATTGCATGGTTAGAGCCACTCACT CTGTTAACCGTGGTCGTTGGTATTTTGAGGTTACCATTGAAGAAATGCCTGAAGGTTCTGCAACGCGCTTAGGTTGGGGCCAGGAGTATGGCAATTTACAGGCTCCTTTGGGTTATGATAAATTTGGTTATTCTTGGCGTTCTCGTAAGGGCACACGTTTTAGTGAAAGTCATGGTAAACATTATAGCGAAGCTTATATAGAGGGTGATACTCTTGGCTTTTTAATCGATTTACCCCAAGAAAAAGAAGTTGATTATTTGCCAAATACATTCAAAGATAGA CCACTTGTTAAATTCAAATCACATCTCTACTATGAGGACAAGGACAAAATCCAAgagacattaaaaaatttacgcATAGCACCGGGtagtaaaatagaattttttaaaaatggacAATCTCAGGGTGTAGCATTCAGTGATATTTATGCAGGATCATATTATCCAACTATATCAATACATAAAAGTGCTACAGTGAGTGTAAATTTCGGACCAACTTTTAAATATccagaaattttaacaaattataaagcaAAGGGG ATGTATGACCGAGTAGAAGAGTTGATATGTGAACAATCATTATCGGATTTATTGTATTTAACCGAAAATGAAGGAAGATTACGTTTGGATAATTTTAGCatataa
- the LOC111676442 gene encoding set1/Ash2 histone methyltransferase complex subunit ASH2 isoform X3, giving the protein MCITAIANMRQNSLKEGKPKSIFSKDKEIIPFIEQYWESMTTMPRRVTQSWYTTVQRSLLKDVQITFTYEEHPENGAMFGLLSTDLTHIKPSYEAMGKLGALRLAEDGYAQASLSKNNRQNKRKFPGTDSGPTGKKGRPSSDITANVKLPAHGYPLEHPFNKDGYRYILAEPDPHAPFRQEFDESSDWAGKPIPGWLYRTLVPNSVLLALHDRAPQLKISEDRLAVTGEKGYCMVRATHSVNRGRWYFEVTIEEMPEGSATRLGWGQEYGNLQAPLGYDKFGYSWRSRKGTRFSESHGKHYSEAYIEGDTLGFLIDLPQEKEVDYLPNTFKDRPLVKFKSHLYYEDKDKIQETLKNLRIAPGSKIEFFKNGQSQGVAFSDIYAGSYYPTISIHKSATVSVNFGPTFKYPEILTNYKAKGMYDRVEELICEQSLSDLLYLTENEGRLRLDNFSI; this is encoded by the exons ATGTGTATCACTGCCATTGCCAATATGAGACAGAATTCTTTGAAAGAAGGCAAACCGAAGAGTATTTTTAGTAAAGATAAAGAGATTATACCATTTATAGAACAATATTGGGAATCTATGACAACGATGCCGCGTAGAGTTACGCAATCGTGGTATACAACGGTACAACGTTCCTTATTAAAAGATGTCCAAATAACATTTACCTATGAAGAACATCCGGAAAATGGTGCTATGTTTGGTTTGTTATCCACCGATTTAACACATATAAAGCCTAGTTATGAGGCTATGGGGAAATTAGGAGCATTACGGCTGGCCGAAGATGGTTATGCTCAAG cTTCTTTATCAAAAAACAATAGACAAAATAAGCGTAAATTTCCGGGAACAGATTCGGGTCCTACCGGTAAAAAGGGTAGGCCTAGTTCGGATATAACAGCTAATGTTAAATTACCAGCTCATGGTTATCCTTTGGAACATCCTTTCAACAAAGATGGTTATCGCTACATATTGGCTGAACCAGATCCACATGCTCCGTTTCGACAGGAATTTGATGAATCTTCTGATTGGGCTGGTAAACCTATACCGGGTTGGTTATATAGAACCCTAGTGCCTAATAGTGTCCTTTTGGCCTTGCACGATCGTGCACCACAACTGAAAATCTCCGAAGATCGTTTAGCAGTAACAGGGGAAAAGGGTTATTGCATGGTTAGAGCCACTCACT CTGTTAACCGTGGTCGTTGGTATTTTGAGGTTACCATTGAAGAAATGCCTGAAGGTTCTGCAACGCGCTTAGGTTGGGGCCAGGAGTATGGCAATTTACAGGCTCCTTTGGGTTATGATAAATTTGGTTATTCTTGGCGTTCTCGTAAGGGCACACGTTTTAGTGAAAGTCATGGTAAACATTATAGCGAAGCTTATATAGAGGGTGATACTCTTGGCTTTTTAATCGATTTACCCCAAGAAAAAGAAGTTGATTATTTGCCAAATACATTCAAAGATAGA CCACTTGTTAAATTCAAATCACATCTCTACTATGAGGACAAGGACAAAATCCAAgagacattaaaaaatttacgcATAGCACCGGGtagtaaaatagaattttttaaaaatggacAATCTCAGGGTGTAGCATTCAGTGATATTTATGCAGGATCATATTATCCAACTATATCAATACATAAAAGTGCTACAGTGAGTGTAAATTTCGGACCAACTTTTAAATATccagaaattttaacaaattataaagcaAAGGGG ATGTATGACCGAGTAGAAGAGTTGATATGTGAACAATCATTATCGGATTTATTGTATTTAACCGAAAATGAAGGAAGATTACGTTTGGATAATTTTAGCatataa
- the LOC111676442 gene encoding set1/Ash2 histone methyltransferase complex subunit ASH2 isoform X1 translates to MMEDMQTDSNSQSEIMNETTQSEKRTQAADEKAGYCYCGKDRNLNIVELLCASCNRWFHESCIGYQLGKLVPFITNYVFVCKNCSPSGLENFRRQQATIPQMCITAIANMRQNSLKEGKPKSIFSKDKEIIPFIEQYWESMTTMPRRVTQSWYTTVQRSLLKDVQITFTYEEHPENGAMFGLLSTDLTHIKPSYEAMGKLGALRLAEDGYAQASLSKNNRQNKRKFPGTDSGPTGKKGRPSSDITANVKLPAHGYPLEHPFNKDGYRYILAEPDPHAPFRQEFDESSDWAGKPIPGWLYRTLVPNSVLLALHDRAPQLKISEDRLAVTGEKGYCMVRATHSVNRGRWYFEVTIEEMPEGSATRLGWGQEYGNLQAPLGYDKFGYSWRSRKGTRFSESHGKHYSEAYIEGDTLGFLIDLPQEKEVDYLPNTFKDRPLVKFKSHLYYEDKDKIQETLKNLRIAPGSKIEFFKNGQSQGVAFSDIYAGSYYPTISIHKSATVSVNFGPTFKYPEILTNYKAKGMYDRVEELICEQSLSDLLYLTENEGRLRLDNFSI, encoded by the exons atgatGGAAGACATGCAAACCGATAGTAATTCTCAGTCAGAAATTATGAATGAAACAACACAAAGTGAAAAGCGAACTCAAGCGGCAGATGAAAAAGCCGGCTATTGTTATtg tgGCAAGGATCgtaatttaaatattgtggAACTTTTGTGCGCCAGTTGTAATCGTTGGTTCCATGAATCTTGCATTGGTTATCAATTGGGTAAATTGGTGccatttataacaaattatgtATTTGTCTGCAAGAATTGTTCACCAAGtggtttggaaaattttcgTCGTCAGCAAGCCA ccATACCTCAAATGTGTATCACTGCCATTGCCAATATGAGACAGAATTCTTTGAAAGAAGGCAAACCGAAGAGTATTTTTAGTAAAGATAAAGAGATTATACCATTTATAGAACAATATTGGGAATCTATGACAACGATGCCGCGTAGAGTTACGCAATCGTGGTATACAACGGTACAACGTTCCTTATTAAAAGATGTCCAAATAACATTTACCTATGAAGAACATCCGGAAAATGGTGCTATGTTTGGTTTGTTATCCACCGATTTAACACATATAAAGCCTAGTTATGAGGCTATGGGGAAATTAGGAGCATTACGGCTGGCCGAAGATGGTTATGCTCAAG cTTCTTTATCAAAAAACAATAGACAAAATAAGCGTAAATTTCCGGGAACAGATTCGGGTCCTACCGGTAAAAAGGGTAGGCCTAGTTCGGATATAACAGCTAATGTTAAATTACCAGCTCATGGTTATCCTTTGGAACATCCTTTCAACAAAGATGGTTATCGCTACATATTGGCTGAACCAGATCCACATGCTCCGTTTCGACAGGAATTTGATGAATCTTCTGATTGGGCTGGTAAACCTATACCGGGTTGGTTATATAGAACCCTAGTGCCTAATAGTGTCCTTTTGGCCTTGCACGATCGTGCACCACAACTGAAAATCTCCGAAGATCGTTTAGCAGTAACAGGGGAAAAGGGTTATTGCATGGTTAGAGCCACTCACT CTGTTAACCGTGGTCGTTGGTATTTTGAGGTTACCATTGAAGAAATGCCTGAAGGTTCTGCAACGCGCTTAGGTTGGGGCCAGGAGTATGGCAATTTACAGGCTCCTTTGGGTTATGATAAATTTGGTTATTCTTGGCGTTCTCGTAAGGGCACACGTTTTAGTGAAAGTCATGGTAAACATTATAGCGAAGCTTATATAGAGGGTGATACTCTTGGCTTTTTAATCGATTTACCCCAAGAAAAAGAAGTTGATTATTTGCCAAATACATTCAAAGATAGA CCACTTGTTAAATTCAAATCACATCTCTACTATGAGGACAAGGACAAAATCCAAgagacattaaaaaatttacgcATAGCACCGGGtagtaaaatagaattttttaaaaatggacAATCTCAGGGTGTAGCATTCAGTGATATTTATGCAGGATCATATTATCCAACTATATCAATACATAAAAGTGCTACAGTGAGTGTAAATTTCGGACCAACTTTTAAATATccagaaattttaacaaattataaagcaAAGGGG ATGTATGACCGAGTAGAAGAGTTGATATGTGAACAATCATTATCGGATTTATTGTATTTAACCGAAAATGAAGGAAGATTACGTTTGGATAATTTTAGCatataa
- the LOC111676442 gene encoding set1/Ash2 histone methyltransferase complex subunit ASH2 isoform X4 has product MESVVTRDEEPSLSKNNRQNKRKFPGTDSGPTGKKGRPSSDITANVKLPAHGYPLEHPFNKDGYRYILAEPDPHAPFRQEFDESSDWAGKPIPGWLYRTLVPNSVLLALHDRAPQLKISEDRLAVTGEKGYCMVRATHSVNRGRWYFEVTIEEMPEGSATRLGWGQEYGNLQAPLGYDKFGYSWRSRKGTRFSESHGKHYSEAYIEGDTLGFLIDLPQEKEVDYLPNTFKDRPLVKFKSHLYYEDKDKIQETLKNLRIAPGSKIEFFKNGQSQGVAFSDIYAGSYYPTISIHKSATVSVNFGPTFKYPEILTNYKAKGMYDRVEELICEQSLSDLLYLTENEGRLRLDNFSI; this is encoded by the exons ATGGAAAGTGTGGTTACGCGTGATGAAGAAC cTTCTTTATCAAAAAACAATAGACAAAATAAGCGTAAATTTCCGGGAACAGATTCGGGTCCTACCGGTAAAAAGGGTAGGCCTAGTTCGGATATAACAGCTAATGTTAAATTACCAGCTCATGGTTATCCTTTGGAACATCCTTTCAACAAAGATGGTTATCGCTACATATTGGCTGAACCAGATCCACATGCTCCGTTTCGACAGGAATTTGATGAATCTTCTGATTGGGCTGGTAAACCTATACCGGGTTGGTTATATAGAACCCTAGTGCCTAATAGTGTCCTTTTGGCCTTGCACGATCGTGCACCACAACTGAAAATCTCCGAAGATCGTTTAGCAGTAACAGGGGAAAAGGGTTATTGCATGGTTAGAGCCACTCACT CTGTTAACCGTGGTCGTTGGTATTTTGAGGTTACCATTGAAGAAATGCCTGAAGGTTCTGCAACGCGCTTAGGTTGGGGCCAGGAGTATGGCAATTTACAGGCTCCTTTGGGTTATGATAAATTTGGTTATTCTTGGCGTTCTCGTAAGGGCACACGTTTTAGTGAAAGTCATGGTAAACATTATAGCGAAGCTTATATAGAGGGTGATACTCTTGGCTTTTTAATCGATTTACCCCAAGAAAAAGAAGTTGATTATTTGCCAAATACATTCAAAGATAGA CCACTTGTTAAATTCAAATCACATCTCTACTATGAGGACAAGGACAAAATCCAAgagacattaaaaaatttacgcATAGCACCGGGtagtaaaatagaattttttaaaaatggacAATCTCAGGGTGTAGCATTCAGTGATATTTATGCAGGATCATATTATCCAACTATATCAATACATAAAAGTGCTACAGTGAGTGTAAATTTCGGACCAACTTTTAAATATccagaaattttaacaaattataaagcaAAGGGG ATGTATGACCGAGTAGAAGAGTTGATATGTGAACAATCATTATCGGATTTATTGTATTTAACCGAAAATGAAGGAAGATTACGTTTGGATAATTTTAGCatataa